The window CAAGGGATCGAGGGCAATTTTCGCTATTATATCAGAATAAAGGTTTTGGCACTGAAGGAAACCTAACGCAACGTGCTTGTTAGATTTTGCAAGCAAGTTTGTAATCCTGCGCAGGCTTAAGCAGAAAAAGACAagtaatatttcattttatataataTCACTATCACACAGCACGCTGTGCTTTGTTCCCAACAGCTATAGTCacgattattttttttttcattctttaccCTGAAACCACTACTTCAAGACAAGTATCAAGATTCAGGTGTTTGTGCACAGTTTACATGACTTTGAACTCTTTCCTTAGATttttattctgattttatttatcatAATCCCAAAAATATACTTGAAAAACCTTAATTTCAGCCAGAGTTActgattaaaatatataatttcttgtGCAATGCAGTTAGTCATAGTGGATCATCTACATTATTCAGAATGACTTTGATTTCCTAAATGGGAGTAGCTACAGAATAAACAAATTACATCAGACAGCTGTATTTTTTCTACAATGCTTCATAGGTGCAAAGTGTAatgttaaactttaaaaaagaccCTAACAAGTTAATAAACTACTTAAAATCTTCCTGCGGGCATTACTGTTTGTTCCCAGCAATGTGTCCTGGCAGTATCACAAAAGCACAGGAAGCTTGCTGAAGGGCTGAGAGGTTCCTGTGAACTGATGAGGATTACGCTTGTACTCTTGAATGATTGCCCAGTTATTAAAACCTCAGGAGAAATGGCACAttgaaaaaataatcatttggCGTGTAGCTGTTTGACAAACTGCATATTTAGCAGGCTTTTTGGTGacataaatacaaacatttttcaCAAAGTGAGTGCTGGAGAACTGTGGTgatctctggaaaaaaaaaagaaagaaaaaaaagctgtggtGAGGACAAAGCAAGTCTGGCCACCCATGTTTAACACAGACTAGTTAGCTCTGTGAGTCAGGAGTAATGACTCAAAGACAAGTAAAAAGTCCAGGGATTCTTTTAGTACTGTTTAACTGTTTCTTGCAGCCAAGTAATGACTATGCAGGTGGTAGGGTTTCAGCGTTTTATCAAACACACTTGAGCAGAATCATACTTGCAGGTTATCATGTTGAAGCTGGAATTATTCAAATAATGTTTTGATCCATCTGGAGGAAGtaaattgtttgttttggagaggggttttttttgcaggcATAATATGATTACTCTAACTTGCCCTCTTAAAACCTAGAAGCATAGaggttgttttatttatatgtgatattttctgtcttatatttatattatttcatcACCTGGGGGATGGCTCCAACAAAATTTCACTGtattgtgcaatgacaataaagatatcttATCTTGTATAGCTTTCATATAATACAATATATCTAACCACTAGATGGAGCCACAGCGATTCAACTCTTTGCTTAACATCCGCATTGCTTTTGCCACTGGTCCTAATAAAATGTTTCTAAAGAAATGATGATTTAAAATAGAGAAAAAGACACACTTCATGGAAAAAGGCAATTTAttgcaacacaaaacaaaataactcaatGTACTGCATACGTGTAAAAAGAACATACTGCTGTAGATGATAAATTAACGTGGTAGCTTAAGACTTAATAGAATCAATAAATAGCTGCACAGATTTAAAACTACTGAGAAGTTTGTGGTGTTTGATTAGTAAAGCAGGAATGATATGCACTTTCAGGGGTGACGGACCCCAATACTGTTCAGTCACACAAAGCATACTTCTTGATGCTATGACACCGTAAGGGCAGCCTGTAAAACCACCCCACCCTCTGACTTTATATGGATAATCTGCATCTCTTAAAATGATCATCACATCTGTCTTTGCATCCAAAGAGCTGCTAGTGTTGTCTTGGTTACACTTAAAATGGAATCAAATCAGGCAAAGgtgcacaaatacacagacaATCTCATGGGGAAAAATAGTGATATTCAAATAAGGAGCGAGATGAGACGATTTAGAGATAATTGGATGCACTGGAAAAGGTCTGACAGGTGTTTCCAGAGGCATTGCATGATTTTGAAGGGATTTAAGGACACAAAGTGGGGTATGGAGGAAGGACTCAAGATAAggtgaggagaaagaaaacaaccaaAGAAGAGAGATTCTTCCAGCTTCATAATGACATCGCTCTCATGTACAAAAATCCAGATGTGGTGTCATGACCTTCCTGTTGTTATCTCATAGAGCTTGGTTTAAGGTGAGAGCAGGGTTTTGGTTGGGTGCTTGGACACGATCAACACAGCAAGGCAGACAGGCTGGGGTTAAATCTCGGCTGTTGTTGGTCTTGGAGCTCCTAGCTGGGAGAGAGCGCAGGACTGGGTTCAGTGCTGATGTTGACCAAACACTCGCTGGACTTGAGGCTTGCCAGGGACTTTGAGCTTGGTAAAGAGGCCAAAGAGCCACACAGACCCAGCATGGAAGGAGTGTTATCTTTTCCTACAGCAAcaaaacagggaaaacacagtaaaatacaACTCATTATCATGCATAGTTTCAGCTGCCCACATGAGACATTACAAATGGGCGTCAAGCTTGCACTTCTTATGAATATGTATGTCCATGTGTATGGGTGGTTGCTTCTGAAAAGCTTTTTATGTAGTGGTGCAGAGTACAAAAATATTCCTGCTTGAAAAGGATTATGATTACATTGCTAAAATATTTTCTCCACTGAAGTATAAATATCATTACTCACTGCGCATTCAAATGCTGCAGTACACATTTTGTTCTGCATGTAGTAGCCTTGAAAAGCATTTTTACCTGCTGAAGTCCAGGCAGCGTTGCCATTCTGCCCCCCATCAGTCTTCTGTGAGTCAGAGTTCAGACTGACTTCAGCAGAAAGCTGCTCCAAGCTGTGGAAGCTCCTCCTGGTTGACAGCAATGTCATCATGacacaaatatatacaaatatatactgttgtATATAAATATCTCTGGATTAAAACATCAAAGAAGAGCTGTGCTGTTTATTTAAGCTTACCTGCGGAAGAGTTTGACATCGCCTTGGTTGTTTGTGATGGTTGACCACTGGTTGATGAGTGGAATGGAAAGATCTTTAGCCAGATGGGAGGAGTCACATGGCATGAGGGCAGAGCTGAATGCAGCACAGAGTAAGATTGTTCAATTCCAAAGAAAGactttcaatttcaattttagTAAACATATATATGAGCCTGAACATCAAAGACAGACGCAGCAAGCAAAAGTATCCACAGTGTGTCATTGTAGTCTTTATATAGCAGTCACTTAAATACATAAACCCTGGTGTTGCCGAACATCCAAAACCACCCTCAGATCTTACAATTGATCCTCAAACCCAACAGAGCTGCGTTCAACATCAGTGAAGAAAACTGGGGATTTCAAGAAGTTATTTTTTATCTAGTTATTGTataatctatccatccatccatccatcttcttccgagTATTAAACCTTCATAGTTTTTCATAAGAACAGCATCAGAAGCCAGTGTAATAGTTTCTCTTCTTCTATGAACAAGcattaaaagacaacaaaaaatctaaatctaacTGTCCCCAGGTGATATTAAAACTCCAGATTTAGCTCCCCTTTTTGAACTCTGCTcagcatgtaaacagactgtatAATGGAAATCTGTTTGTGAGAAAgagcaaacaaataaatgtaaagcCAAACTTGTATGTGCTTACTCACAGTTGTGCCTGCAGCTCTAGCACAACAGCTTCCAGTTCCTTCTTCTCCTGTTGGCTCTGCACTGTCAGCTCCTCCACCTTGGCTCGCAGATGCTTGTTCTCCATCTCCACGTTCTTCAGTTGTGACTCCCGCAGGCGCACCAGCTCCTCTAGATAACCctgaataacacacacacacacaatgagatGGGTATTTCTTTGCAGATGCTGATAATGAGGATCTGTAATGTAGTCACCTTCTGAGCATAGACAATCTTAAATCTTTGTTCCATCTTGCGACACTTGTTGCTCCAGCTCTCCTCATCTGTCACCAGAGGGATGTAGGGATGCTCTGGGACACTCTCCTCGCTGTTACTGCTGTCAACACTATGGCGGTCCTCCTCATCACTAAGGTAGTCATAGCTACACAACAGAGAGACAGGAGTATTAACGTGGCCCGATCCCTGAGCATGCAAGCACCGTTAAAAGTGGCACAATGAGATCTCACCTCTGAGTGAACTTCAGGTAGGGTGTGTAATCAATCACAGCTGGGGATTTCCCATCCAGAGTCTCACCCTTAAGGCAAAAGCtacacagaaagaaacaaaaaaaaagttatttggaAACTGATTTTATGTTATAAATCTAAGTCGTATGTACATTATCCACAAATAAACACGCTGGTAAATATACTACATTATTAGGCATTATGCTTGGACTCTTTCGCTATAAATACTGGGCTTAAAAACTATATAGCAGACTAAAAAAGGCAAAGTAAAGCTGGTAAGAtacttaaaggggacctattatgctcattttcaCCTAGGTATGATTATTCTTCATCTCAACTACAGtagttttgcatgattcacatgATTACAACAAATCTTATACTTATACTGGGCCTTCATGCAGCTCCTCTgtacatccactgtctgaaacaagtaCTTTCACACAGTGTTTACTCTTCCTAATGGCCAGTTTCCCTGTAGGCCAACTTTCTTctaactgttttgtttgttaagccacttaacgctgacctatgaatcattcaagtataaaaaaggcacctaactcaagggattaACCCATGTTGTttttacacataacagacaacttagcaaagaaccaattttaaatcgtatcttttggcactttgttactaccagcctgctgcaaaaacacatattttccccccattttatttagctgaatctatttttaaaaatgccaaagataatgcagtttgacaggcataaaatggtatttttgcaccaacaaaaaaaagagctgttagctgaaaacttggcatagcTCAACATGGTGTGCAGTATGTCCTTGAAAAAagggaggacaaaagaagaagtggcaggcctaaaaaaaaaagaaatatcttCAGCAGATGAATAGTATGTGAAAGgtatgtccttaagaaataggaaaaagtccagcaaagacctgacacaggacctggcccttcagttgatccatctactgttcacggaagcatcatcagaaatggtctcagtggaagggtggctgtctgTCAAAATTCCATACTTAATTAAGGGAAACAGggggaaaaggctgaggtattccaaattatacaagaactggactgaaaatcagtggcaacaggtcttatggagtgatgagcTTTGGCTTGGCCTCTGCACAgctcagacctcaacattattgaagcagtagTGGGATTATCTTGATAGAGAAAAGAACAGTACAGAaagggcagccaacatccaaagagcagctttgaatgttcttcaagtagcctggagaactattcctgaagactacctgaagaaatgataagaaagctgcctaacaGAGTGTTGAacaataaaggtggtcataacaAATACTGACGTTCACGCCCTATGGAACtgcacaaactgttttttttaacttatacaTTGTACTTCCATGTATGTTGgcacattttattaatttaattgctgcacctatttcccatttttctagcacaaaataaagaaatgaggggtatcTCAATACTTTTCTACAATACTGtatttgacagaaaataaagagaaaccataataggtccactttatgATAGCGTACAAGTATTTACCACATACCATATAATACCACATATCCCACATTGATTTTAACTGCTGATGTATATGCTTATTTCATTATATAGTGTTCTGCCTATCACAGTCTCTGAACTTCACCTGAAGTCAATGGCACTCAGTCCAATCAGCATGCCAGTCAGCACTGTGGCCTCCTCTCTCAGCATAATGGCTCCATCATCATAGAACCTCCTGCCGGGTAAAGAGGTGATTATCATTTATGAACTTCCAGTTATCATACTGAGATTTTAAGTTAATTTTCTTAGGACCAAAACCCTGCATGTGGAATTGATGTTTTTTATTGAAGGAAAACGGGAGCGGGGATGACTTCAAACTACAATAAAGAATTCAGTCTGACCTTGTTGTTCTTGTGTCCCTGAGAGCGGTGGACACATATTCAGAGAGACGTTTCTCCATCAGCGCCACTCGAATCCATGCCCGGCCCTGTAGGACGACGTAGAAGTGAGTGGGAACAGAAGatcttctctcacacacatccacacatacacacatgcgcgAACACACACTAGAGTGCATACAAATGTCCTTGCCTTGGCTCGTGATGTGCTGATGTTCTCGATGTTTTCGATGCTGGCGATGCAGTTGTTCTGCACCTTGCTGCATGCCAGCCGGATATATTCCCAGAAACTGCGCTGTCCATCTGAGCTGAACCAGCTGCCAGAACCTGGTTGAAGATTAAAACATCTGTTTTGAtagcaaattaaaataaaatatacactcACAGCAAAAGTACAGCTGACTGTGTAAtcattagggatggcacgataccacttttttatgtccgataccgataccgatattttacatttggatatcggccgataccaatataaatccgatatttaaaattgatcaaggcatttaaaaacataaaaaaaaaaaaaagaagtcaacagtctctcacacaacaaaatcaaagtcttttagttgtcccacatgcaagactaaggaccagggcgggcagagctttttaggcagtggcaccaaagctctgaaactgtttaccactccagctccatttagctgactctgtggcgtcatttaaaaaatagttgaaaacttttctgtttaaccaggctttctggtttctgactttattttttcttttaatatggtaatgttattatagttttaacatagtgttttctgggggtgggggtgatattgtgttttaatcattgtacagcacttttctgtctgtgaaaaacgctatataaataaactttacttacttacaacaataactatcacctgaatcctgttgcttctatGTGAgaagcatgttgcaaatttcattagggctgcaactatcgattattttagcaattgtgtattctatttatattgattacccaagtaactggataagaaatactttttttcatattaacacctcatctgcatattttaacttccgtactgcagtttttccctgtgtgaaacaaacagggtggatggagcagctacaaagttctcttttcttcacttactgatcagatggttgatgaaggacctccagctgtttcccagtaaaggtttatggaggttacagggacgaaaaggcttcttttggacactagaaaaacatttccttctgctccatctgagcgcgccggctccgcctctttccgcttgtgcagacagactgcacgtaaatcagctgactgctgctgttttgtca is drawn from Archocentrus centrarchus isolate MPI-CPG fArcCen1 chromosome 8, fArcCen1, whole genome shotgun sequence and contains these coding sequences:
- the rundc3aa gene encoding RUN domain-containing protein 3A isoform X3 encodes the protein MESGCIQTAMAMGLTSKKASARSVCVERKNLITVCRFSVKTLLEKYTAEPIDDSSEEFINFAAILEHILSHRFKGNTAGSGSWFSSDGQRSFWEYIRLACSKVQNNCIASIENIENISTSRAKGRAWIRVALMEKRLSEYVSTALRDTRTTRRFYDDGAIMLREEATVLTGMLIGLSAIDFSFCLKGETLDGKSPAVIDYTPYLKFTQSYDYLSDEEDRHSVDSSNSEESVPEHPYIPLVTDEESWSNKCRKMEQRFKIVYAQKGYLEELVRLRESQLKNVEMENKHLRAKVEELTVQSQQEKKELEAVVLELQAQLSALMPCDSSHLAKDLSIPLINQWSTITNNQGDVKLFRRRSFHSLEQLSAEVSLNSDSQKTDGGQNGNAAWTSEKITLLPCWVCVALWPLYQAQSPWQASSPASVWSTSALNPVLRSLPARSSKTNNSRDLTPACLPCCVDRVQAPNQNPALTLNQAL
- the rundc3aa gene encoding RUN domain-containing protein 3A isoform X1; this translates as MESGCIQTAMAMGLTSKKASARSVCVERKNLITVCRFSVKTLLEKYTAEPIDDSSEEFINFAAILEHILSHRFKGNTAGSGSWFSSDGQRSFWEYIRLACSKVQNNCIASIENIENISTSRAKGRAWIRVALMEKRLSEYVSTALRDTRTTRRFYDDGAIMLREEATVLTGMLIGLSAIDFSFCLKGETLDGKSPAVIDYTPYLKFTQSYDYLSDEEDRHSVDSSNSEESVPEHPYIPLVTDEESWSNKCRKMEQRFKIVYAQKGYLEELVRLRESQLKNVEMENKHLRAKVEELTVQSQQEKKELEAVVLELQAQLSALMPCDSSHLAKDLSIPLINQWSTITNNQGDVKLFRRRSFHSLEQLSAEVSLNSDSQKTDGGQNGNAAWTSAGKDNTPSMLGLCGSLASLPSSKSLASLKSSECLVNISTEPSPALSPS
- the rundc3aa gene encoding RUN domain-containing protein 3A isoform X2, with the protein product MESGCIQTAMAMGLTSKKASARSVCVERKNLITVCRFSVKTLLEKYTAEPIDDSSEEFINFAAILEHILSHRFKGSGSWFSSDGQRSFWEYIRLACSKVQNNCIASIENIENISTSRAKGRAWIRVALMEKRLSEYVSTALRDTRTTRRFYDDGAIMLREEATVLTGMLIGLSAIDFSFCLKGETLDGKSPAVIDYTPYLKFTQSYDYLSDEEDRHSVDSSNSEESVPEHPYIPLVTDEESWSNKCRKMEQRFKIVYAQKGYLEELVRLRESQLKNVEMENKHLRAKVEELTVQSQQEKKELEAVVLELQAQLSALMPCDSSHLAKDLSIPLINQWSTITNNQGDVKLFRRRSFHSLEQLSAEVSLNSDSQKTDGGQNGNAAWTSAGKDNTPSMLGLCGSLASLPSSKSLASLKSSECLVNISTEPSPALSPS